The genomic region tgcggcTCCCCGCGGCGTGGAGCGGGCCAGGTGAGCACGCCTGCGCAGTCGGCCCGTAAAcaagcccgcccctgcccctgggcctgcctCCGTCGGGCCGGctcgcgggtgggcggggccaggaggaaggggcggggggagcgcgCGAGCACGGGACGGCGCCTGCGCGGTGGGCGTGATCCGGGCACTTAGGGCAGGATGAACGCTGCTTTCCAAGATGGCgacggagggaggagggaaggagatgaACGAGATTAAGACCCAATTCACCACCCGGGAAGGTCTGTACAAGCTGCTGCCGAACTCGGAGTACAGCCGGCCCAACCGGGTGCCCTTCAACTCGCAGGGATCCAACCCTGTCCGCGTCTCCTTCGTAAACCTCAACGATCAGTCTGGCAACGGTGACCGCCTCTGCTTCAATGTGGGCCGGGAGCTCTACTTCTATATCTACAAGGGGGTCCGCAAGGTACCGACCCGGGCGTCACCGGGGCCGCCGGCGGCGTGGGCAGATGCCGGGAGCAGGGCGGTGACCGCGGGGGCCAGGGTGACCGTCGCGCTTACTTTTGAGTGGGCCGGTAACTCCACTGGGGTGCTCTTGAGGACGGGGGTTTCTGGAGAGCAGGGTGGGGGCGGTGGAAGGACCGGGGGTGCAGGGTCCCGTCCGGGAGGCCCCAGGGCCGCTGCCTCCCCTCGGGCAGGGTCCGGCAGGCGCCGCCAGGCTCTGACACGGCCAGGGAGCGGGCCTGCGAGTCCCCGGAAGAGGTGGGGTGGCCGTCTGCTCGCTGAGACGGCCTCGCCTCCCGGCAGCGCTTGAGTCTCGCTCAGGGTTAGGGAACGGGCGGCTGGGGCCGGGAGCGGAGGACCTGAGACTGGGTCAGAGGGACCCGCCCGGCGCGACGGGCTGCTTCACCTGCCGCCGCACTGACACTTCCTTGGAGTCTCTCCTTCTGGTGTCAACACTCGCTCTTTACAGAAGCACCCGAGGGAGGGCCGCTGTCACTGTCTCCGCCGGCGGAGCCTTCCTCCGAGGGGTTGCTAAAGACTCTTTAGTAAAGAGGGTCAGCTTGTCCCTTGTAGTATGTATGGGGTGGCCAATTAGCCGAGTGTGAGGTCGAACTGACGTTTGCAGCGAACCAAGCTGGTCCGCAAGGGTTCCGTGAGAGCGTGCCCGCATCAGCCTCGCCCAACAAGTCAGACTGTGTCCCAAACAGGGAGGGCTATGCCTTAAAAGCGACTTTACAAGAACCATTCTTGGCGGGCGACTTAACAGTAATTCCGTGAAGCATGTAatcatcctttaaaaatatctctttaaaaGAAGCGACTTAGTAGAGCTTTTCTTTCATTAGCAACATAACTTTGTCCTCATTGAGAACTGCTTTAGAGATATGTGGTCTTTGACTGGACTCTTGGAAGACGGAGGAAATTAGCACACCCACAGCACCTAGGCATGGGAAAAGGTGGTGACCGGTTAATTTATAAATGTGCGGTTAGTATGCAAATAAATTGTGCATCTTGAAGAGTGAATATACTCTGAGATTTAATATATCCAGAACAGTAGGGAATGACAGTATCTAAATGTAGCAAGTTGTCTTACTTGTTCAAGGTGAATCTTTTTTAAGAGTGTATGTGTACCACTATGTTTGAGATATGTTGTTACAAGTGACTTGACAATAAATCGCTTGactgtattttttctcttttggaattGGGAGAGTGTGAAGTCATTAGTAGTCTAGGAACAGAAGTTTTAGTCCTAACCCCAACTTTGTCACTGACTTGTTGGGTGACCTTGGACGAGTTATTTAACTTCCCTATCTGCACCTCTTTTAAAAGAGAATGGTGTAATACacacatttaatttataatatcaTGGCTGGAATGAACTTTAAAGCCCTAAAACACTCAGTAGATGTAAAATAGAGTTAAAATAAGCATTAAGAGTAACTGTCAAACAGAACACTGCTGTCTTGACATTGATAGGACTGAACAAATCAGCCTTTTCTCTGGAAATAAGTTTAGAATTTTAAGTTAACacctatttatataaaaataagcaaGTG from Eptesicus fuscus isolate TK198812 chromosome 5, DD_ASM_mEF_20220401, whole genome shotgun sequence harbors:
- the WDR20 gene encoding WD repeat-containing protein 20 isoform X7, with the protein product MATEGGGKEMNEIKTQFTTREGLYKLLPNSEYSRPNRVPFNSQGSNPVRVSFVNLNDQSGNGDRLCFNVGRELYFYIYKGVRKT
- the WDR20 gene encoding WD repeat-containing protein 20 isoform X6; this encodes MATEGGGKEMNEIKTQFTTREGLYKLLPNSEYSRPNRVPFNSQGSNPVRVSFVNLNDQSGNGDRLCFNVGRELYFYIYKGVRKNCFISTVDI
- the WDR20 gene encoding WD repeat-containing protein 20 isoform X5, with amino-acid sequence MATEGGGKEMNEIKTQFTTREGLYKLLPNSEYSRPNRVPFNSQGSNPVRVSFVNLNDQSGNGDRLCFNVGRELYFYIYKGVRKAADLSKPIDKRIYKGTQPTCHDFNHLTATAESVSLLVGFSAGQVQLIDPIKKETSKLFNEEMASSWRA